In the Syngnathus scovelli strain Florida chromosome 16, RoL_Ssco_1.2, whole genome shotgun sequence genome, one interval contains:
- the LOC125983011 gene encoding uncharacterized protein isoform X2 has protein sequence MCEEAEEGQARRRPGQAGGQPSATGGALHSSGECSIAGQQNVLRSPAEVYEPDVHLERLAGYRADRAIVRGGKSRGGGICVYIREEWCRDSVVVCKHCSPLVEFVIIKCRPFYLPREFTAILLVAVYIPPSNIEGDRIAALGELYQAVSEQQTAHPDSFTIFAGDFNHANLKSVFPRLHQHVPFPTDSFLDLVYSAQKGAFKATPLPHLGLSDHLTVLLLPAYRQLVKASRPVRRQVRVWPEGASDALRDCFDTTDWDLFKQAATYNDWTDIEEYTDSVTSYITKCIDDVTCSKSVVTRANWKPWLTGAVLRL, from the exons atgtgcgaggaggcagaagaggggcaagcacggaggcgtccgggccaggctggcggccaacccagcgcgaccggcggtgccctccattcttctggcgaatgttcgatcgctggacaacaaaatgtattacgttcgcctgctgaggtctacgaaccggacg tgcatctggagcggctagcgggctatcgggcggaccgtgccattgtacgagggggaaagtcgcgtggaggtggaatatgcgtctacatccgagaagaatggtgccgggactctgtggtggtatgtaagcactgctcgccgcttgtggagtttgtgatcattaagtgccgtcctttttatctgccgagggaatttaccgcgattctgctagtcgcggtatacatcccgccttccaacatcgaaggagacaggatcgcggcgcttggtgaactgtaccaggctgtcagtgaacagcaaacagcgcaccctgacagtttcaccatcttcgctggagacttcaatcatgccaacctgaagtctgttttcccgaggcttcaccagcatgttccctttccgacagacagcttcctggacctagtctactcggcgcaaaagggagctttcaaagccacccccctcccccatctggggctttctgaccatctcaccgttttgcttttgcccgcatacagacaattggtaaaggcatccaggccggttcggaggcaggttcgagtgtggcctgagggtgcctccgatgcacttcgtgactgcttcgacaccactgactgggacttgtttaagcaggcagccacctacaacgattggacggacatagaggagtatactgactctgttacctcttacatcacgaagtgcatcgatgatgtgacttgctcgaaatccgtcgtcactcgcgcaaactggaagccgtggctgacgggggctgtcctcagactgtag